One Gammaproteobacteria bacterium DNA window includes the following coding sequences:
- a CDS encoding PAS domain S-box protein produces MTRGALHECESRYRQVVEATPMGVHIYRLDGEGRLVLEGANPAADAALGVEHQERVGLALEEAFPGLAGTGLPDQLRRVCEAGEPWQADELAYRDARTQGYFEVHAFRTAPGEMVVMFRDVSERRRAEDAVRHSEERFRQLVESTQDWVWEVDRRGRYTYCSPQCERLLGYRPAELLGRTPFERMPVREARRVRVLFGRLASERKPVVAVPNVNVRRDGRVVVLETSGVPFFGADGELVGYRGIDRDVTERHWAQESIRRLNAELEERVRMRTAQLQVAYEDLESFNYSVSHDLRAPLRAIDGFSLAVLEDSGERLDDAARGYLERVRAATRRMGVLIDDLLALSRMTRQEMRLEPVDLSAMACEIGAELGRSGGGTQVDLRVQPGLVSRADPRLVRLALTNLLGNAWKFTARRSEPRVEFSRRADGAYLIRDNGAGFDMGYAHRLFAPFQRLHSVEEFPGTGIGLAIVQRVVHRHGGRIWAEASPGEGATFFFTLVRAGGEPPGEAQP; encoded by the coding sequence CGGCGAGGGCCGCCTGGTCCTCGAAGGGGCGAACCCCGCGGCCGACGCGGCGCTGGGGGTGGAGCACCAGGAGCGCGTGGGGCTCGCCCTGGAGGAGGCGTTCCCGGGGCTGGCGGGAACCGGCCTCCCGGACCAGCTGCGCCGGGTGTGCGAGGCCGGCGAGCCCTGGCAGGCCGATGAGCTGGCCTACCGCGACGCACGGACCCAGGGCTACTTCGAGGTCCACGCCTTTCGCACCGCCCCCGGCGAGATGGTCGTCATGTTCCGCGACGTGTCCGAGCGCCGGCGCGCGGAGGACGCGGTGCGGCACAGCGAGGAGCGCTTCCGCCAGCTCGTCGAGAGTACCCAGGACTGGGTCTGGGAGGTGGACCGGCGGGGCCGCTACACGTACTGCAGCCCCCAGTGCGAGCGACTGCTCGGCTATCGCCCGGCGGAGCTGCTCGGGCGCACCCCCTTCGAGCGGATGCCGGTCCGGGAGGCGCGCCGGGTCCGCGTCCTCTTCGGAAGGCTCGCCTCGGAGCGCAAGCCGGTGGTGGCGGTGCCGAACGTCAACGTGCGCCGGGACGGGCGGGTGGTGGTGCTGGAGACGAGCGGCGTGCCGTTCTTCGGCGCCGACGGCGAGCTCGTGGGGTATCGCGGCATCGACCGTGACGTCACCGAGCGGCACTGGGCGCAGGAATCCATCCGCCGGCTCAATGCCGAGCTCGAGGAGCGGGTGCGGATGCGCACCGCCCAGCTCCAGGTGGCCTACGAGGACCTCGAGTCCTTCAATTACTCCGTGTCCCACGACCTGCGGGCCCCGCTGCGCGCGATCGACGGGTTCTCGCTCGCCGTGCTGGAGGACTCCGGCGAGCGCCTCGACGACGCGGCCCGGGGCTATCTGGAGCGGGTGCGCGCGGCGACGCGGCGCATGGGCGTGCTCATCGACGACCTGCTCGCGCTCTCCCGCATGACCCGCCAGGAGATGCGGCTCGAGCCCGTCGACCTGAGCGCGATGGCGTGCGAGATCGGCGCGGAGCTCGGGCGCAGCGGCGGTGGGACCCAGGTGGACCTGCGCGTGCAGCCGGGCCTGGTCAGCCGTGCGGATCCACGGCTGGTGCGCCTGGCGCTGACGAACCTGCTCGGCAACGCCTGGAAGTTCACGGCGCGGCGCTCGGAACCGAGGGTGGAGTTCTCCCGCCGCGCCGACGGCGCGTACCTCATCCGCGACAACGGCGCGGGGTTCGACATGGGGTACGCCCACAGGCTGTTTGCCCCGTTCCAGCGCCTGCACTCCGTGGAGGAATTCCCCGGCACCGGCATCGGGCTCGCCATCGTCCAGCGCGTCGTCCACCGCCACGGCGGCCGCATCTGGGCGGAGGCCTCGCCCGGAGAGGGCGCGACCTTCTTCTTCACGCTCGTGCGGGCGGGCGGCGAGCCGCCCGGGGAGGCGCAGCCATAA